The Methylobacterium currus genome contains a region encoding:
- a CDS encoding TAXI family TRAP transporter solute-binding subunit, which yields MRRHVPIVLATLLALVATGLLAYQWLGQPTTLRVAVGPSGSEDARLVAAVAQSLARTHEDVRLRPVATGGVAESAGLAERGKADLAVVRSDVGIPANTQTVAILHRNAVLLLATDPSLAAVPDLRGRRVGIVRNPSGNTRLLATILEHYDIPADAVTIVPIGDGHEAGEALREHRVDAVMVVSPLTGRTAGEVVASIAKRNGESGDGTSTGSTPNFIPIGEAAVLARRWPALESVEIARGTFGGTPPRPAETVATIGVSHRLVAQAHLSDSVVSELTRLLFVNRPGLAVEVPLANQIEAPDTSKSASLPVHPGAQAYYEGEVESFFERYGDWFYLMVMCVSILGSAAATLVSRAANRSRARDMALLRQLLAIVRASRDVEEVLELADLERQADEILAAALARAGTGAIDNAGVAAFTLGLDQARRAIAERRAVLLERQSQHHERGRDSLTTAAE from the coding sequence ATGCGGCGCCACGTTCCCATCGTCCTCGCGACTCTCCTCGCCCTCGTGGCGACGGGCCTGCTCGCCTATCAGTGGCTCGGGCAGCCGACGACCCTGCGCGTCGCGGTCGGCCCGTCGGGCAGCGAGGATGCGCGCCTCGTCGCGGCGGTGGCGCAGTCGCTGGCCCGCACCCACGAGGACGTGCGCCTGCGGCCCGTCGCGACGGGGGGAGTCGCCGAGAGCGCGGGCCTGGCCGAGAGGGGCAAGGCCGACCTCGCGGTAGTGCGCTCCGACGTCGGCATCCCGGCGAACACCCAGACGGTGGCGATCCTCCATCGCAACGCAGTGCTGCTGCTGGCGACCGATCCGTCGCTCGCCGCCGTGCCGGACCTGCGGGGGCGCCGGGTCGGGATCGTGCGCAACCCCTCCGGCAACACCCGGCTGCTCGCCACCATCCTGGAGCATTACGACATTCCGGCCGACGCCGTCACGATCGTACCGATCGGCGACGGGCACGAGGCCGGCGAGGCGTTGCGCGAGCACCGGGTCGACGCCGTGATGGTGGTGAGCCCGCTCACCGGGCGCACCGCCGGCGAGGTGGTGGCGAGCATCGCCAAGAGAAACGGAGAATCGGGAGACGGGACCTCCACCGGCAGCACCCCGAACTTCATCCCGATCGGCGAGGCGGCGGTGCTGGCCCGGCGCTGGCCGGCCCTGGAGAGCGTCGAGATCGCCCGCGGCACCTTCGGCGGCACGCCGCCGCGCCCGGCCGAGACCGTCGCGACGATCGGGGTCAGCCACCGGCTGGTGGCCCAGGCCCACCTGTCCGATTCGGTGGTGTCGGAGCTGACCCGGCTGCTCTTCGTCAACCGTCCGGGCCTCGCCGTCGAGGTGCCGCTCGCCAACCAGATCGAGGCGCCCGACACCTCGAAGAGCGCGTCGCTCCCGGTCCATCCCGGGGCTCAGGCCTATTACGAGGGCGAGGTCGAGAGCTTCTTCGAGCGCTACGGCGACTGGTTCTACCTGATGGTGATGTGCGTCTCGATCCTAGGCTCCGCCGCCGCCACGCTGGTGTCGCGGGCGGCCAACCGCTCGCGGGCCAGGGACATGGCGCTGCTGCGCCAGCTACTCGCCATCGTGCGGGCGAGCCGCGACGTCGAGGAGGTGCTGGAGCTCGCCGACCTCGAGCGCCAGGCCGACGAGATCCTGGCCGCGGCTTTGGCCCGGGCCGGCACCGGCGCCATCGACAATGCCGGGGTGGCGGCCTTCACCCTCGGTCTCGACCAGGCGAGGCGGGCCATCGCGGAGCGCCGGGCCGTGCTGCTGGAGCGGCAGTCCCAGCATCATGAGCGCGGGCGGGACTCGCTCACGACCGCGGCGGAGTGA